The Verrucomicrobiia bacterium genome window below encodes:
- a CDS encoding S41 family peptidase, whose amino-acid sequence MLLAAGLAGAAGPSLNELREVLLKHLEGVNPEMLDEAAVDGILRRFSNQVMLVTNAAPRAPRSATADTNAPAVAQHRIFDDQYGYLRLTRLESETVDEITRALSELTSSNQLKGLVLDLRFAAGRDLAAAGRLAQWFVGRNRLLMEWKGQKITAPPEPAGNPGPLVVLINGQTKGAPEVLAAILREQITAVLIGSPTSGDTAEYREVTLANGQLLRLAVAAVTLGDGQPLKPGGVRPDILAAVSEREERAYLDNPFRLGEGGGDPASRPRLTEADLVRMKRESSEGESPARPRPSTRPDPAAQLVRDPALARGLDLLKGLNLLKMGRGS is encoded by the coding sequence ATGCTGTTGGCCGCCGGCCTTGCCGGTGCCGCAGGGCCTTCCCTCAATGAACTCCGGGAGGTCCTGCTCAAACATTTGGAGGGCGTCAACCCGGAGATGCTGGACGAAGCCGCCGTGGACGGCATCTTGCGCCGCTTCAGCAACCAGGTCATGCTCGTGACCAACGCCGCCCCCCGCGCCCCACGCTCCGCCACCGCGGACACCAATGCCCCCGCCGTCGCCCAGCACCGCATCTTCGACGACCAATATGGTTATTTGCGCCTCACCCGTCTCGAAAGCGAAACCGTGGACGAAATCACCCGGGCTTTGTCTGAACTGACCTCCTCCAATCAACTCAAGGGCCTCGTGTTGGACCTCCGCTTCGCCGCCGGACGCGACCTGGCCGCCGCCGGACGCCTGGCCCAATGGTTCGTGGGCCGCAACCGCCTCCTCATGGAATGGAAAGGCCAAAAAATCACCGCCCCGCCCGAACCCGCCGGGAACCCCGGCCCGCTGGTCGTCCTCATCAACGGCCAGACCAAAGGCGCGCCCGAAGTGCTGGCGGCCATCCTCCGCGAACAAATCACCGCCGTCCTCATCGGCTCCCCCACCAGCGGCGACACCGCCGAGTATCGCGAAGTCACCCTCGCCAACGGCCAGCTCCTCCGCCTGGCCGTGGCCGCCGTCACCCTCGGCGACGGCCAGCCCCTCAAACCCGGCGGCGTCCGCCCGGACATCCTCGCCGCCGTCAGTGAACGCGAAGAACGCGCCTATCTCGACAACCCCTTCCGCCTGGGAGAGGGAGGCGGCGACCCGGCCTCGCGCCCACGCCTCACCGAAGCCGACCTCGTCCGCATGAAACGGGAAAGCTCCGAAGGCGAAAGCCCCGCCCGCCCCCGCCCCTCCACCCGCCCGGACCCCGCCGCCCAACTGGTGCGCGACCCGGCTCTGGCCCGGGGACTGGACTTGCTTAAAGGTTTGAATCTGCTCAAAATGGGCCGCGGTTCCTGA
- the rpiB gene encoding ribose 5-phosphate isomerase B encodes MLNFFESAQNHRETTAQLRAAIGADHGGFALKEALKPLLEARGFVVEDHGAASAESCDYPDYAQAVAEEVALGRAALGVLVCTTGIGMSMAANKIPGARAALVTTPELARLARTHNDANILCLGAKVTPPETAKAILEAFLEAGFEGGRHLRRVLKMEKGLSCPGLWLKRTDPAIADAIARERQRQQENIELIASENFTSLAVMEAQGSVLTNKYAEGYPGKRWYGGCENVDVAEQLAVDRAKALFGAEHANVQPHSGSSANMAVYFAMLKPGDKMLTMDLSHGGHLTHGNKANFSGKFFEIIHYGVRREDERIDYHQLADLARQHRPRMITVGASAYPRIIDFAQMGEIAREVGALLLADIAHIAGLIAAGLHPSPVGHADFVTTTTHKTLRGPRGGLILCKAQYAKEIDSITFPGIQGGPLMHVIAAKAVCFQEAMQPEFKTYQQNILKNAQALAQGLARNNFRLVSGGTDNHLMLVDVGARGMTGKDCQIALDEAGITVNKNTIPFETRSPFQASGIRLGTPAVTTRGMGEKEMAAIADMIAEVLCDLKNPATARQVRERVRELTAKFPLPY; translated from the coding sequence ATGCTGAACTTTTTTGAATCCGCTCAAAACCACCGCGAAACCACCGCCCAGCTCCGCGCCGCCATCGGCGCCGACCACGGCGGCTTCGCCTTGAAGGAAGCCCTCAAACCCCTCCTGGAGGCGCGCGGCTTTGTCGTCGAAGACCACGGCGCCGCCTCCGCGGAATCCTGTGACTACCCCGACTACGCCCAGGCCGTCGCCGAAGAAGTCGCCCTGGGCCGGGCCGCCTTGGGCGTCCTCGTCTGCACCACCGGCATCGGCATGAGCATGGCCGCCAACAAAATCCCCGGCGCGCGCGCGGCCCTCGTCACCACCCCCGAGCTGGCCCGCCTGGCCCGCACGCACAACGATGCCAACATCCTTTGCCTCGGCGCCAAAGTCACCCCCCCCGAAACCGCCAAAGCCATCCTCGAAGCCTTCCTCGAGGCCGGCTTCGAAGGCGGCCGCCATCTGCGCCGCGTCCTCAAGATGGAAAAAGGCCTCTCCTGCCCCGGCCTCTGGTTGAAACGCACCGACCCGGCCATCGCCGACGCCATCGCCCGCGAGCGCCAGCGCCAGCAGGAAAACATCGAGCTGATCGCCAGCGAGAACTTCACCAGCCTCGCCGTCATGGAGGCCCAGGGCTCCGTCCTCACCAACAAATACGCCGAAGGCTACCCCGGCAAACGCTGGTATGGCGGCTGCGAAAATGTGGACGTGGCCGAGCAACTGGCCGTGGACCGCGCCAAGGCCCTCTTCGGCGCCGAACATGCCAACGTCCAGCCCCACTCCGGCAGCTCGGCCAACATGGCCGTTTATTTCGCCATGCTCAAGCCCGGCGACAAAATGCTGACCATGGACCTCAGCCACGGCGGCCATCTGACCCACGGCAACAAGGCCAATTTCTCCGGCAAGTTCTTTGAAATCATCCATTACGGCGTGCGCCGCGAGGACGAGCGCATTGATTACCATCAACTGGCCGACCTCGCCCGCCAGCACCGCCCCCGCATGATCACCGTGGGCGCCAGCGCCTACCCGCGCATCATTGATTTTGCCCAAATGGGCGAAATCGCCCGCGAGGTCGGCGCCCTCCTCCTGGCCGATATTGCCCACATCGCCGGCCTCATCGCCGCCGGCCTGCACCCCAGCCCGGTCGGCCACGCCGATTTTGTCACCACCACCACCCACAAAACCTTGCGCGGACCTCGCGGCGGCCTCATCCTCTGCAAGGCCCAGTACGCCAAGGAAATTGACTCCATCACCTTCCCCGGCATCCAGGGCGGCCCGCTCATGCACGTCATCGCCGCCAAGGCCGTCTGCTTCCAGGAAGCCATGCAGCCGGAGTTCAAAACGTACCAGCAAAATATCCTCAAAAACGCCCAGGCCCTGGCGCAGGGGCTCGCCCGCAACAACTTCCGCCTCGTCAGCGGCGGCACCGACAACCACCTCATGCTCGTGGATGTCGGCGCCCGCGGCATGACCGGCAAGGACTGCCAGATTGCCCTCGACGAAGCCGGCATCACCGTCAACAAAAACACCATCCCCTTTGAAACCCGCTCCCCCTTCCAGGCCAGCGGCATCCGCCTCGGCACCCCGGCCGTCACCACCCGCGGCATGGGCGAAAAGGAAATGGCCGCCATTGCCGACATGATTGCCGAAGTGCTCTGTGACCTCAAAAATCCCGCCACCGCCCGCCAGGTCCGCGAGCGCGTGCGCGAGCTGACCGCGAAATTCCCCTTGCCCTATTGA
- the rho gene encoding transcription termination factor Rho, which translates to MNEAPAAPVDRSAPGSINIAKLQAMSMPELTKMAKEWGVENFGTMRKHEIIFQLLQKNAERSGVMFSEGVLEVLPEGFGFLRSQSFNYLPCPEDIYVSPSQIRRFDLQTGNVVAGQIRPPKEKEKFFALLKVEAVDGEDPEKAKDKTHFDNLTPLFPNKRFILETEPDELSTRVLDLVCPIGKGTRGLIVAPPRTGKTVLMQKLANAILRNNPEVYLIILLIDERPEEVTDMERTCKGAEVISSTFDEPPERHVAVAEMVIEKARRMVEHKRDVVILLDSITRLARAYNTVQPHSGKILSGGVDANALHKPKRFFGAARNIEEGGSLTIMATALIDTGSRMDEVIFEEFKGTGNMEVHLDRHLVDRRIFPSINIELSGTRKEELLYHPDEYQKIVLLRRALTGVPPVEAMELLLNKLKKTPNNIMFLLSLSV; encoded by the coding sequence ATGAACGAAGCCCCCGCCGCCCCCGTGGACCGCAGCGCCCCCGGCTCCATCAACATCGCCAAGCTGCAGGCCATGAGCATGCCGGAGCTGACCAAAATGGCCAAGGAATGGGGCGTGGAAAACTTCGGCACCATGCGCAAGCATGAGATCATCTTCCAGCTCCTCCAGAAAAATGCCGAGCGCAGCGGCGTCATGTTCTCCGAAGGCGTCCTGGAAGTGCTCCCCGAAGGCTTTGGCTTCCTCCGCTCCCAAAGTTTCAACTACCTCCCCTGCCCCGAGGATATTTACGTCTCCCCCTCCCAAATCCGCCGCTTCGATTTGCAAACCGGCAATGTCGTCGCCGGCCAGATCCGCCCCCCCAAGGAAAAGGAAAAGTTCTTCGCCCTCCTCAAAGTCGAGGCCGTGGACGGCGAAGACCCGGAAAAGGCCAAGGACAAAACCCATTTCGACAATCTCACCCCGCTCTTCCCCAACAAGCGTTTCATCCTCGAAACCGAACCCGATGAACTGTCCACCCGCGTGCTGGACCTCGTCTGCCCCATCGGCAAAGGCACCCGCGGCCTGATTGTCGCCCCCCCCCGCACCGGCAAAACGGTGCTCATGCAAAAACTCGCCAACGCCATCCTCCGCAACAACCCCGAGGTCTATCTCATCATCCTCCTCATTGACGAGCGCCCGGAGGAGGTCACCGACATGGAGCGCACCTGCAAGGGCGCCGAGGTCATCAGCTCCACCTTCGATGAACCCCCCGAACGCCACGTCGCCGTCGCCGAAATGGTCATCGAAAAAGCCCGCCGCATGGTCGAACACAAGCGCGACGTCGTCATCCTCCTCGACTCCATCACCCGCCTCGCCCGCGCCTACAACACCGTCCAGCCGCACTCCGGCAAAATCCTCTCCGGCGGCGTGGACGCCAACGCCCTCCACAAGCCCAAGCGCTTCTTCGGCGCCGCCCGCAACATCGAGGAGGGCGGCTCCCTCACCATCATGGCCACCGCCCTCATTGACACCGGCTCCCGCATGGACGAAGTCATCTTTGAGGAGTTCAAGGGCACCGGCAACATGGAAGTGCACCTCGACCGCCATCTGGTGGACCGCCGCATCTTCCCCAGCATCAACATCGAACTCTCCGGCACCCGCAAGGAAGAGCTGCTCTACCACCCGGACGAGTACCAGAAGATCGTCCTCCTCCGCCGCGCCTTGACCGGCGTCCCGCCGGTGGAAGCCATGGAGCTGCTGCTCAACAAGCTCAAGAAAACCCCCAACAACATCATGTTCCTCTTGAGCCTGTCGGTCTGA